Proteins from a genomic interval of Microbacterium phyllosphaerae:
- a CDS encoding LacI family DNA-binding transcriptional regulator, which yields MTENGAVTLEDVAREADVSVSTASRTLNGRTGRVSETTQARVRAVAARLGYATNLAAQAVALGRSRAVGLVVGDIPDDYQNPVMTGVFHAAAKRGMLVTTAVAQTAAIDATSNAIRLLRGQRPSVIIYVGTESSTSDGMPELAAELKHAEHEGCRVVVIGVSGTPFDSVVVDDRRAAAELATSLAGIGYRDPMIVGGVGLGQISRERTDGFIEGWAQNGLTVPLDRVLQQASSHDGGYRAAGEILRRRPLPDVVFCVNDSMAIGLSVRLREQGLVIGQDIAVAGCDDMPALRDIDPPLTTIHLPWLEAAEEAFRLAESTEPSGRTVVLEGYPVLRTSTPQVAGVRS from the coding sequence ATGACAGAGAACGGCGCCGTCACGTTGGAAGACGTGGCTCGCGAGGCCGACGTCTCGGTCTCGACCGCGTCGCGAACCCTCAACGGGCGCACGGGGAGAGTCAGTGAGACGACGCAGGCTCGGGTGCGTGCGGTGGCCGCGCGCCTCGGATACGCGACGAACCTCGCAGCGCAGGCCGTCGCCCTCGGGCGATCGCGAGCCGTCGGGCTCGTCGTCGGCGACATCCCCGACGACTACCAGAACCCGGTCATGACCGGCGTCTTCCACGCAGCGGCGAAGCGGGGAATGCTCGTCACCACTGCGGTCGCCCAGACCGCCGCGATCGACGCCACCTCGAACGCGATCCGCCTGCTCCGCGGCCAGCGTCCCTCTGTGATCATCTACGTCGGAACCGAGTCTTCGACCAGCGACGGCATGCCCGAACTGGCGGCCGAGCTGAAGCATGCAGAGCACGAAGGGTGCCGCGTCGTGGTCATCGGCGTCTCGGGAACGCCCTTCGACTCGGTCGTCGTCGACGATCGACGGGCCGCGGCCGAACTCGCGACGTCACTCGCCGGCATCGGCTACCGCGATCCGATGATCGTCGGCGGCGTGGGCCTCGGGCAGATCTCACGCGAGCGCACCGACGGGTTCATCGAGGGCTGGGCGCAGAACGGCCTGACCGTGCCACTCGACCGCGTGCTGCAGCAGGCATCGAGCCATGACGGCGGATACCGAGCGGCAGGCGAGATCCTACGCCGACGGCCATTGCCCGACGTCGTCTTCTGTGTGAACGACTCGATGGCGATCGGCCTCTCGGTGCGTCTGCGCGAACAGGGCCTCGTCATCGGTCAGGACATCGCTGTCGCCGGATGTGATGACATGCCCGCACTGCGAGACATCGACCCGCCGCTCACGACCATCCACCTGCCCTGGCTGGAAGCCGCCGAAGAGGCATTCCGGCTCGCGGAGTCGACGGAGCCGTCCGGTCGGACAGTCGTTCTCGAGGGATACCCAGTGCTGCGCACATCGACCCCGCAGGTCGCGGGCGTCCGCTCTTAG